The following nucleotide sequence is from Vibrio sp. VB16.
GTAATTAGCGGTAAAATAGTCCAAGAGCCGGGTTTGTCGTTTAATCCGTTTCAGCAAATGCCCACGGTTTATATTCATGAATCTGATATAGAGAAAACAGGTGCGCTTAGGGTGGGAAGTCGAGTACGGTTTAATCTGTTTTTGCTTGGCAATGAAGAGAGTCTAGAGGCGGCAAAAAATGCCGTAACACTGACACCGAGTGATCGTTGGAGAGATCAAGATAGTGGCTCAAGAAATAACGAAATGTTTGATCGCACAACGCAATACCTGTCACTGACGGTCGCCATTGTGATCATTATGGCGGCGACAACACTGGTGTTAACGTGTCAGAATTATGTAGCAGGGCGAAGAAAAACTGTTGCCATGTTAAAAAGTTTGGGCGCAAGTAAAGGGTGGTTAAGGCGCTGGTTGTTCACTCAGATCGTTATTTTGTTTGTTCTTGGGGCCACTTTTGGCGTGTTCTCTGGTTATTTACTCGAGATATTTCTGCGAATTCCACTTACTGATCTGTTGCCTAGTCCATTACCTAGTTACGGTTTTACTCCGGTCTTAGTTGCATTCATTACCTGTATTCTTATCGGAGTTCCTGCACTCGGTATCCCGTTGCTGGGGCTTATCAATACGTCTGCGGTAAATGTGATGCAGATGAGCAAGGAAGAGACAAAATGGCATCGTTATTTGTTGGTGTTGGTTCCGATTATTCCGATGATCGTTGCTTATCAGAATAACACTTTAGTTTGGATGGTATTAGGTGGGATCGTACTCCTGTTTGTCTTGCTTGGGGTCATCAGTATTGCGATCGTCAAGGTGATTAACAAACTGCCTATATCGGCTTCAATGAAATTGGCAGTGAGTCGAATTAACCGGTCGTCTATTGCCAGTGCATTACAATTTGGGGCTTTGGGTTTGTCGTTAATGCTGCTAGCGGTTATCTGGTTAGTTCGAACCGACTTATTGCAGGATTGGCAACAAACTATCCCAGAGAACGCCCCAAATGTGTTTGCTATAAATATAGCCCCTTATGAAGTAGACGAATATTTGGCTACGATAGATGGACAATCTATAGAGCGTTCGCAAGCCTTTCCGATTATCCGAGGGAGGATAAGCGGTATCAACGGCACAGAAGCAAAAGATGACGACAGTGTTAACAAAGAAGCCGAGTCTCTAAGTCGTGAACTAAATTTTACATGGGTAGAACAACTGTCCGATCCCAATTCGATCATCGAAGGGACATGGACGACAAAAACAGGTGTTTCTGTCGAATCAGAAGTCGCGTCTGA
It contains:
- a CDS encoding ABC transporter permease → MDNQTGVSLNRRLFKWSLEEIRHGQLWPISIALTLIIACVFALSALAERMEQVLVKQGKDALTADLVYSSSNPIPPLLLDTIYAQKELSESKLTRFSTMAFSEEQMQLVTVKAVDSNYPLRGELQLDDGKQTSNKVRSGQLWLDERVLSLLEVAEGDTVTLGDADFVISGKIVQEPGLSFNPFQQMPTVYIHESDIEKTGALRVGSRVRFNLFLLGNEESLEAAKNAVTLTPSDRWRDQDSGSRNNEMFDRTTQYLSLTVAIVIIMAATTLVLTCQNYVAGRRKTVAMLKSLGASKGWLRRWLFTQIVILFVLGATFGVFSGYLLEIFLRIPLTDLLPSPLPSYGFTPVLVAFITCILIGVPALGIPLLGLINTSAVNVMQMSKEETKWHRYLLVLVPIIPMIVAYQNNTLVWMVLGGIVLLFVLLGVISIAIVKVINKLPISASMKLAVSRINRSSIASALQFGALGLSLMLLAVIWLVRTDLLQDWQQTIPENAPNVFAINIAPYEVDEYLATIDGQSIERSQAFPIIRGRISGINGTEAKDDDSVNKEAESLSRELNFTWVEQLSDPNSIIEGTWTTKTGVSVESEVASDLNLKIGDELSFTINSQTVNATINSIRNVEWREMKPNFYFIFTPDVLTSLPATWMVSFRVDEQESSILKSLSRAFPTVSLLDIRAMGNKIRGLLTQLIWSVTVLASLGVVAGLLLIFTLLRLSLSQRQDEIRLYRTLGASKKRVTSTLWSEYGLMAVTAGLVASFGAEVSVASIMRFGFDLDGQLHPTLWLALPLISFMVLAIVINSLIKKLLQPIKGSE